CGCTGATGAGCACCCGATGAGTACTCAGCAATGAGCATTCACCTCAACTGACGACGGTCCGCGCCTTCTCTCAGGTACGGACCAGAGAAGGAGAAACGTGGCCAAGGTCCGTGTCCACGAGCTCGCCAAGGAGCTCGGGGTTTCCAGCAAGGCCCTCCTCACCCACCTGGGTGACATGGGGGAGTTCGTGAAGTCGGCGAGCTCGACGATCGAGGCGCCGGTCGTGCGCAAGGTGAAGGACAACCCACCTGAGCCCGACCCCAAGGCGAAGAAGGCTGCCGCGAAACCCGCGGCCAAGCCCTCGCCCGCCAAGCCGGGACCGGCCAAGCCGGCCCCCCAAGCGCCGGCCGCCGAGGCACCCGCGGAGCCCTCGGCTCCCGCGCAGCCGTCGGCTCCCGCAGAGCCGTCCCGGCCCGCTGCCGGGCCGGCCCCGACGCCCGGCCCCGCGGCGCCCAAGCCCGGCCCGGCCGCTCCCGAGCAGCCGGCCGCCGAGACGCCCGCTGCACCCGAGGAGAAGCCTGCCGCCCCGGAGCAGCCGGCTGCCAAGAAGTCCGACGAGGGCGCGAGCCCGGCTGCCAAGCCGGGCCCCAAGCCCGCGACCCCCGGCCCGCGTCCGACGCAGGCCAAGCCGGGCGGTGGCCGCCCGGGCCCGCGCCCGGGCAACAACCCCTACGCCTCCAACCAGGGCATGGGCACCCGTCGCGAAGGGGGCGGCAGCGGCGGTCCTCGTCCCGGCAACAACCCCTTCGCCTCCAGCCAGGGCATGCCGCGTCCGGGGCAGCGTCGTGACGGTCAGCGGCCCGGGCCCCGTCCGGGCGGTGCCGGTGCCGGCGCCGGCCAGCGCCCGGGTGGCGCAGGCGGCGGTGCCGCCGGGGGCGCTCCGCGTCCGTCCCCGGGGATGATGCCGTCCAGCTCGGCCGTCCCGCGTCCGGGCCAGCGGCCCGGTGGTCGCGGCGGTGCCGCAGGTGGTGGTCGTGGCCGTCCCGGTGCCGGCCCCGGCGGTCGTCCCGGTGGTGGCGGCGGTGGCTACCGCGGTGGTCCCGGCGGTCGTGGCGGCACCCAGGGTGCCTTCGGCCGTGGCGGCGGCAAGCGCAAGCAGCGCAAGTCGAAGCGCGCGAAGCGGGCCGAGTTCGAGCAGATGCAGGCGCCGTCGGTCGGCGGTGTGATCGTCCCCCGCGGCGACGGCACCACCAAGATCCGCGTGCGCCAGGGCGCCTCGATGACCGACTTCGCGGAGAAGATCGACGCGAACCCGGCATCGCTGGTCACCGTGATGTTCAACCTCGGTGAGATGGCCACGGCCACCCAGTCGCTGGACGAGGAGACCTTCCAGCTGCTCGGTGCCGAGCTCGGCTACGTCATCGAGATCGTCTCGCCGGAGGAGGAGGAGCGTGCGCTCTTCGAGTCCTTCGACGTCGACCTCGACTTCGGTGTCGATGTCGAGGAGGACGAGGACCTCGAGGCCCGCCCGCCGGTCGTGACCGTCATGGGTCACGTCGACCACGGCAAGACGCGACTGCTCGACGCGGTGCGCAACGCCGACGTGGGCGCGAGCGAGGCCGGTGGCATCACCCAGCACATCGGTGCCTACCAGATCCACACCGAGCACGAGGGCCACGAGCGGGCGCTGACCTTCATCGACACCCCGGGCCACGAGGCGTTCACCGCCATGCGTGCCCGTGGTGCGAAGGTCACCGACATCGCGATCCTCGTCGTCGCGGCCGATGACGGCGTCATGCCGCAGACCATCGAGGCGCTCAACCACGCCCAGGCGGCGGATGTGCCGATCGTCGTCGCCGTGAACAAGGTGGACGTCGAGGGCGCCGACCCGGCGAAGGTGCGCGGTCAGCTGACCGAGTACAACCTCGTGGCCGAGGAGTACGGCGGCGACACGATGTTCGTCGACGTCTCCGCCAAGCAGGGTCAGAACATCGACTCGCTGCTCGAGGCCGTCCTGCTCACCGCCGACGCGGCCCTCGACCTGCGGGCCAACCCCGAGCGGGACGCCCGCGGCGTCGCGATCGAGGCCAACCTGGACAAGGGCCGCGGCGCCACGGCGACCGTCCTCGTCCAGTCGGGCACGCTCAACGTCGGTGACGCGATCGTCACCGGCTCGGCCTACGGCCGTGTGCGCGCCATGCTCGACGAGCACGGCAACCAGGTGAAGGAGGCGGGTCCGTCCCGTCCGGTCCAGGTGCTCGGGCTCTCGTCCGTGCCGCGGGCCGGCGACACCTTCGTCGTCGCCCCCGACGACCGCACCGCGCGCCAGATCGCCGAGAAGCGTGAGGCGGCCGACCGTCAGGCGAGCCTGGCCAAGGCCCGCAAGCGGATCAGCCTCGAGGACCTCGACCAGGTCATCGCCGCGGGCAAGATCGACACCCTCAACCTCATCATCAAGGGTGATGTGTCGGGTTCGGTCGAGGCGCTCGAGGACGCGCTGCTGCAGATCGACGTCGGCGACGAGGTCGACCTGCGGATCATCGACCGCGGCGTCGGTGCGATCACGCTGAACAACATCAACCTGGCCATGGCCTCCGACGCGATCATCCTCGGCTTCAACGTGCGGGCCGAGGGCCAGAACGCCGAGGTCGCCGAGCGCGAGGGCGTGGAGATCCGCTACTACGGCGTGATCTACCAGGCCATCGAGGAGATCGAGCAGGCCCTCAAGGGCATGCTCAAGCCGGAGTACGAGGAGGTCGAGCTCGGCTCGGCGGAGATCCGCGAGGTCTTCCGCTCCAGCAAGTTCGGCAACATCGCCGGTTCGATCGTCCGCAGCGGCCTGATCAGGCGTGGCGCCAAGGCGCGCATCACCCGCGAGGGTGTCGTGCTCACCGAGGGCCTCGAGCTGACCGGTCTGCGTCGCTTCAAGGAGGACGTCACCGAGGTCCGTGACGGCTTCGAGTGCGGTATCAACCTCGGCAGCTTCAACGACGTCCGTGAGGGTGACCTGATCACCACCTACGAGATGCGCGAGAAGCCCCGCGACTGATCGACGGGCACAGCCACGAAGGGGGGCCGGCAGCGAGAGCTGACGGCCCCCCTTCGAGGCTCCTTCGTCGCACCTCTGGACGGCGCCCTTCGCCTGCCCCCGTACACCCCGCGGGGTGCGTAGGGTGTGCGCATGACGACGCCACCCCCACCACCGCCCGGACCGGGCGGAAACCCTCCCTACGGCTCCTCCGAGGGACCCGAGGGGGAGCCCCCCCGGAGGCCGGGCCCCGCGGGCCCGCCGCCGGGTCCCCCCGCCGGCCCACCCCAGGGTTCGCCCGCGGGTCCGCCGCCCCCTCCCGGCTCGCCACCGCCCCCACCCGGGTCCCCGGCGCAGCCGCCCTACACGGGCCCCGCCGGACCGCCCTACGGCGGCCAGCCGTACCAGGGCCAGTCGCCCTACGGTGCGGGTGGACAGCCGCCGATGGCGCCGCCGCCGGCCCCCGGCAGCGGTGGCCCGGGCGACAACAACGCCAAGATCATGTCGATCGCCTCCCTCGTCGTCGGCGTCATCGGCCTGTGCTCGTGCATGTGCTTCGTGGGCTCGATCGCCGCGATCGTGCTCGGCGTGCTGGGCAGGAAGGGCGCCGAGAGGACGGGTGACGCCAGCAGCCGGACGATGGCGCTGATCGGTCTCGGGCTGGGTGTCGCCGGGATCGTCGTGGGCATCGGGTGGTGGATCTGGATGCTCGTGTCGGCCTCCAGCGGCTACTCGACGTACTGACCCCACGACGGGCAGCGCCCCCGGCCACGCGGTCGGGGGCGCTGCCCGTCCCATCGGCGTCGCCCGCCGTGCCGTTCGTCGCATACCGTGGGGTCGTCCCCACCCCAGCCCCTCACCGGAGGTGTGCCATGGCCGACCCGGCCCGCGCCCGCAAGATCGCCGACCGCATCAAGGAACTCATCGCAGCCAACCTCGAGCAGGTCGTCAAGGACCCCGACCTCGGGTTCGTGACGATCACCGATGTGCGCGTCACCGGTGACCTCCAGCACGCCTCGGCCTTCTACACCGTCTTCGGCGACGAGGCCCAGCGCGAGCGGACCGCGGAGCTGCTAGAGGCCAACCGCGGCCGGCTGCGCTCCTTCGTCGGGCAGCGGTTGGGCATCCGCCTGACCCCGACCCTGGAGATCATCCCCGACGCCCTCCCGGAGAACGCCTCGCACATCGACGACCTCCTGCGCTCGGCCAAGGAGCGCGACGAGGACCTGGCCCGGTCGCGCAGCGCCGCCCGGCCCGCCGGTGAGGCCGACCCGTACCGCACGAAGGGGGACGACGAGCAGTCCCCGTCCGCGCCGGAGTGAGCGACGGACTGGTCGTCGTCGACAAGCCCGCCGGCTGGTCGAGCCACGACGTCGTCGCCCGCAGCCGTCGGCTCTACGGCACCCGCAAGGTCGGGCACGCCGGCACCCTCGATCCGATGGCCACCGGCGTCCTCGTCCTCGGGGTCGGCAGGGGCACCAAGCTGCTCACCTTCCTCGTCGGCGCCGACAAGGCCTACACGGCCACGATCCGTCTGGGGCAGGCGACGATCACCGACGACGCCGAGGGCGAGGTCACGGCCACCGGTGGGGTGACCGGCATCGACCGGCCCGCGCTGGAGGCGGCGATCACCCGGCTCACCGGCGACATCGAGCAGGTGCCGAGCTCCGTCAGCGCCATCAAGGTCAAGGGCGAGCGCTCCTACGCCCGGGTGCGCGCGGGGGAGGACGTCGAGCTGCCGGCCCGTCCGGTGACCGTCTCCCGCTTCGACCTGCTCGACGTGCGCGAGGCGAGCTCGGGCAGCACGGCCGGGCCCGGCGGTGCTGTCGGTGTCCTCGACGTCGACGTCGAGGTGGAGGTCTCCTCGGGCACCTACGTGCGCGCGCTCGCCCGTGACCTCGGCGCCGACCTGGGCTGCCACGGCCACCTGACCGCCCTGCGTCGCACCCGCGTCGGTGGCCTGACCCTCGAGCACTCCCACACGCTCGAGGAGCTCGCCGCCCTGCGTGACGGCGGCACCGAGCCGGCGGACCTGCCGATGACGCCCCTGGCCGACGCCGCACGCGCGGCGCTCGTCCAGCGTGAGCTCACCGCCGAGCAGGCGCGCTCGCTCGGCTTCGGGCAGCGGATCCCCAGCGCCCTTCCGGGCCGGCAGGAGCCCGTGGGGGCCTTCGCCCCGGACGGCTCGCTCGTCGCCGTGCTCGACGAGACCCGTCCCACGGCACGTGCCCACGTCGTCTTCGCGCCGGCCAGTTCGTAGAGTGGGTGCCCGTGCAGCACTGGACATCCCCGGGTGACACCCCGTCGCAGCTGAAGCCGTGCGTGGCGACCTTCGGCAACTTCGACGGGGTGCACCGCGGTCACCGCGCGATCCTCGACGAGCTGGTCCGCCAGGGCCGCGAGCGCGAGCTGCCGGTCGTCGTCGTCACCTTCGACCCCCATCCCGTCGAGGTGATGCACCCCGAGCGTGCGCCTGAGCTCATCGCGCCGGGCAGCCTGCGTGACGACTTCCTGCGGGAGGCGGGCATCGACGGGGTGCTCGTCCTGCCCTTCACGGCGGAGTTCGCCCAGACCTCCGCCGTCGACTACATCGTCGACACCTTCGTCACCGGTCTCGGTGCCGCCGCCCTGGTCGTCGGCGCGGACACCAAGGGCTTCGGTGCCGGCTACACCGGGGACGTCTCGTTGATCCGCGAGCTCGGGGAGCAGCACGGCTTCGACGTGGTCGTCATCGAGGACCAGGGCGACGAGGAGCGCTGGTCCTCCTCCGCCGTGCGCACCCACCTGGCCGCCGGTGAGGTGGAGGCCGCCGCCGAGATCCTCGACCGTCCGCACCGGGTCGTCGGCACGGTCGTGCACGGTCACCACCGCGGCCGCGACCTCGGCTACCCGACCGCGAACCTCGGCAACGACACCCTCGGCCTCGTGCCGAGCGACGGCGTCTACGCCGGCTGGCTCACCCGCCTCGACCTGCCCGAGGGCAGTGTGGACCGGCGCCTACCCGCCGCGATCTCGGTGGGCACCAACCCGACCTTCGACGGGCAGGTGCGCGTCGTCGAGTCCTATGTCCTCGACCGCACGGACCTCGACCTCTACGGCGAGCTGGTCGCCGTCGACTTCGTCGGCCACGTCCGCCCGACCCTGCGGTTCGACTCGATCGACGAGCTGCTCGAGGCCATGGCCCGGGACGTCGACACGACCCGGGCGATCCTGGCGCCGTGACCACGCGGAGGCGCGGCTGGGACATCGCCGGTCTGCTGCGCTCCGACCTCGTGCTCGTCGCGGCGGCGCTGACCGCCTCGGGTCTGGGCGCCCTGCTGGTGCACTCCGCGACGCGGACGGAGGCCGGGTCGGCCTACCTCGTGCGGCACCTGCTCAACCTCACCATCGGGGTGGTCATCGCCCTCGTCGTGGTGCGGCTGGACCGGTCGATGCTGCGCGCCCTGGCGCCGGTGGTCTACCTCGCGGGGATCCTCGGGCTCGTCCTCGTGCTCACCCCCCTGGGCGTGGAGGTCAACGGCTCGCGCTCGTGGATCCGGGTGCCGGGGGGCTTCTCCCTCCAACCCAGCGAGCTGGCGAAGGTCGGGCTGTGCGTCGCCCTGCCGATGCTGCTCGCCCCGGCCGCCGAACGGCGCCAACGCCCCCGCCCGCGCGAGATCCTCCTCGCCGGGCTGGTCACGGGGGTCCCGGTCCTGCTCGTCATGGCCCAGCCGGACCTCGGGTCGGCCCTGGTGCTCGTGGCGCTCGCACTCGGCGTGCTCGTCATCTCCGGGGCCGCGTGGCCGTGGTTGCTCGCGGTGCTCGTCGCCGGCGTCACCGCCGTGGTGACGGCGTTCACCACGCCCCTACTCAGCCCGTACCAGCGCGACCGGCTCACCGCCTTCCTCGACCCGGGGACGGATCCGCAGGGGATCGGGTACCAGACCCGGCAGGTGCGGGCCGCGATCTCCGAGGGCGGCTGGGGCGGCCAGGGCCTGTACTCGGGCGAGCTGACGAGCGCGGGCGCGATCCCCTTCCAGGAGACCGACTTCGTCTTCTCGGTGGCGGGCGAGGAGCTCGGCTTCGTCGGGGCGGCCTTCGTCATCGGCCTGCTCGGCCTCATCGTGGCCCGGATCGCGCTCGCGGGCACCCGCAGCGTCGACCCCTTCGTCCAGCTCGTCTGCTGGGGGGTCGCGGCGTGGTTCGCCGTGCAGTCGGTGGAGAACATCGGGATGAACCTCGGCCTCGTCCCGGTGACGGGACTGCCCCTGCCCTTCCTCTCCTACGGTGGGTCGTCGATGTTCGCCTGCTGGGCGGCGGTCGGCATCGTGATCGTCGTCACGACCGAGCACCGGGGTCGACCCGGGCTGCAAACGCGCGCAAGGGAACTGGCGCGCGAGTACCGGATCTGACCGGCGTGGTCACCAATGGGTGAACATGTGGACAGGTGGGTGACAATCGACGTACCGGTGGGTCATGATGCGCTCACCGAACGCCCACAAAGGAGTGGCCACCGTGCCTGACACCATCCCCCGCACCCCCGCCGACGAGGCCTTCGACGCCAGTGTGTTCGACGACCGCGCCCCGAGTGTGGGGCACCTGCTGCGGCAGCGCATCGCCGACACCCCCGACAGCACCGCCTACTCCTTCCCGGCGGGCATCGCCTGGGACGAGCTGACCTGGGCACAGCTCGGGGACCGGGTCTGGGCGCTCGCCGCCGGCCTCGTCGACCTCGGCGTCCAGCCCGAGGACCGGGTCTCCCTCGCCTCGAGCACCCGGATCGAGTGGGTGCTGAGTGACTACGCGATCATGGCCGCGGGCGCGGCGACGACGACGATCTACCCGACGTCGATCAGCGACGACGTCGCCTTCATCCTCGACAACTCCGGCTCCAAGGTGGTCATCGCCGAGGACGCGGAGCAGGTCGGCAAGATCCGCGAGGTCCGCGACGCCATCCCGGGCGTGACCCACGTCGTGGTCATCGACCCCGAGGGTGTCGAGCTGGATGACTGGGTGCTCACCTTCGCCGACCTCGAGCAGCGCGGCGCAGCGGTCCTCGCGGCGGAGCCGGGGCTCGTCGACGCCCGGATCGACGGCACCGGGCCCGACTCGCTCGCGACGATCATCTACACCTCGGGCACCACGGGACGGCCGAAGGGGGTGCGCCTGCAGCACAAGACGTGGACCTACCAGGGCGCGGCCATCCGGGCGAACGGCATGCTCACCCCGCAGGACGTGCACTACCTCTGGCTGCCGCTGTCGCACGTCTTCGCCAAGGTGCTCCTGCTCATCGCCACCGATGTCGGCATGCAGACCGCCGTCGACGGGCGCATCGACAAGATCGTCGACAACCTCGGTGAGGTCCGTCCGACCTTCATGGCGGCGGCCCCGCGCATCTTCGAGAAGGTGTACGCCAAGATCTCGCTGGGCATGGCGGAGGAAGGGGGCGCGAAGGCCAAGATCTTCGACTTCGCCTCCCGGACGGCACGCGAGTACTCCCGGGCCCTGTCCGAGGACCGCAAGCCCGGGATGGTCCTGCGCCTGAAGCACTCCATCGCCGACAAGCTCGTCTTCGCCAAGGTCCGCGAGCGCTTCGGTGGCCGGATCCGCTTCTTCATCTCCGGCTCCGCCGCGCTCAACCAGGACATCGCGCACTGGTTCAACGGCGCCGGGCTGCAGATCCTCGAGGGCTACGGCCTCACCGAGACCTCCGCCGCGGCCACGGTCAACCGGCCCTACGCGCTGCGGGTCGGGTCCGTCGGCTGGCCCACCCCCCAGACGGAGATCAAGGTCGCCGAGGACGGCGAGCTCCTCGTCCGCGGCGAGCACGTCATGGAGGGCTACCACGACAACC
Above is a window of Janibacter cremeus DNA encoding:
- the infB gene encoding translation initiation factor IF-2 — translated: MAKVRVHELAKELGVSSKALLTHLGDMGEFVKSASSTIEAPVVRKVKDNPPEPDPKAKKAAAKPAAKPSPAKPGPAKPAPQAPAAEAPAEPSAPAQPSAPAEPSRPAAGPAPTPGPAAPKPGPAAPEQPAAETPAAPEEKPAAPEQPAAKKSDEGASPAAKPGPKPATPGPRPTQAKPGGGRPGPRPGNNPYASNQGMGTRREGGGSGGPRPGNNPFASSQGMPRPGQRRDGQRPGPRPGGAGAGAGQRPGGAGGGAAGGAPRPSPGMMPSSSAVPRPGQRPGGRGGAAGGGRGRPGAGPGGRPGGGGGGYRGGPGGRGGTQGAFGRGGGKRKQRKSKRAKRAEFEQMQAPSVGGVIVPRGDGTTKIRVRQGASMTDFAEKIDANPASLVTVMFNLGEMATATQSLDEETFQLLGAELGYVIEIVSPEEEERALFESFDVDLDFGVDVEEDEDLEARPPVVTVMGHVDHGKTRLLDAVRNADVGASEAGGITQHIGAYQIHTEHEGHERALTFIDTPGHEAFTAMRARGAKVTDIAILVVAADDGVMPQTIEALNHAQAADVPIVVAVNKVDVEGADPAKVRGQLTEYNLVAEEYGGDTMFVDVSAKQGQNIDSLLEAVLLTADAALDLRANPERDARGVAIEANLDKGRGATATVLVQSGTLNVGDAIVTGSAYGRVRAMLDEHGNQVKEAGPSRPVQVLGLSSVPRAGDTFVVAPDDRTARQIAEKREAADRQASLAKARKRISLEDLDQVIAAGKIDTLNLIIKGDVSGSVEALEDALLQIDVGDEVDLRIIDRGVGAITLNNINLAMASDAIILGFNVRAEGQNAEVAEREGVEIRYYGVIYQAIEEIEQALKGMLKPEYEEVELGSAEIREVFRSSKFGNIAGSIVRSGLIRRGAKARITREGVVLTEGLELTGLRRFKEDVTEVRDGFECGINLGSFNDVREGDLITTYEMREKPRD
- a CDS encoding DUF4190 domain-containing protein, whose product is MAPPPAPGSGGPGDNNAKIMSIASLVVGVIGLCSCMCFVGSIAAIVLGVLGRKGAERTGDASSRTMALIGLGLGVAGIVVGIGWWIWMLVSASSGYSTY
- the rbfA gene encoding 30S ribosome-binding factor RbfA is translated as MADPARARKIADRIKELIAANLEQVVKDPDLGFVTITDVRVTGDLQHASAFYTVFGDEAQRERTAELLEANRGRLRSFVGQRLGIRLTPTLEIIPDALPENASHIDDLLRSAKERDEDLARSRSAARPAGEADPYRTKGDDEQSPSAPE
- the truB gene encoding tRNA pseudouridine(55) synthase TruB, whose amino-acid sequence is MSDGLVVVDKPAGWSSHDVVARSRRLYGTRKVGHAGTLDPMATGVLVLGVGRGTKLLTFLVGADKAYTATIRLGQATITDDAEGEVTATGGVTGIDRPALEAAITRLTGDIEQVPSSVSAIKVKGERSYARVRAGEDVELPARPVTVSRFDLLDVREASSGSTAGPGGAVGVLDVDVEVEVSSGTYVRALARDLGADLGCHGHLTALRRTRVGGLTLEHSHTLEELAALRDGGTEPADLPMTPLADAARAALVQRELTAEQARSLGFGQRIPSALPGRQEPVGAFAPDGSLVAVLDETRPTARAHVVFAPASS
- a CDS encoding bifunctional riboflavin kinase/FAD synthetase produces the protein MQHWTSPGDTPSQLKPCVATFGNFDGVHRGHRAILDELVRQGRERELPVVVVTFDPHPVEVMHPERAPELIAPGSLRDDFLREAGIDGVLVLPFTAEFAQTSAVDYIVDTFVTGLGAAALVVGADTKGFGAGYTGDVSLIRELGEQHGFDVVVIEDQGDEERWSSSAVRTHLAAGEVEAAAEILDRPHRVVGTVVHGHHRGRDLGYPTANLGNDTLGLVPSDGVYAGWLTRLDLPEGSVDRRLPAAISVGTNPTFDGQVRVVESYVLDRTDLDLYGELVAVDFVGHVRPTLRFDSIDELLEAMARDVDTTRAILAP
- a CDS encoding FtsW/RodA/SpoVE family cell cycle protein; this encodes MTTRRRGWDIAGLLRSDLVLVAAALTASGLGALLVHSATRTEAGSAYLVRHLLNLTIGVVIALVVVRLDRSMLRALAPVVYLAGILGLVLVLTPLGVEVNGSRSWIRVPGGFSLQPSELAKVGLCVALPMLLAPAAERRQRPRPREILLAGLVTGVPVLLVMAQPDLGSALVLVALALGVLVISGAAWPWLLAVLVAGVTAVVTAFTTPLLSPYQRDRLTAFLDPGTDPQGIGYQTRQVRAAISEGGWGGQGLYSGELTSAGAIPFQETDFVFSVAGEELGFVGAAFVIGLLGLIVARIALAGTRSVDPFVQLVCWGVAAWFAVQSVENIGMNLGLVPVTGLPLPFLSYGGSSMFACWAAVGIVIVVTTEHRGRPGLQTRARELAREYRI
- a CDS encoding AMP-dependent synthetase/ligase: MPDTIPRTPADEAFDASVFDDRAPSVGHLLRQRIADTPDSTAYSFPAGIAWDELTWAQLGDRVWALAAGLVDLGVQPEDRVSLASSTRIEWVLSDYAIMAAGAATTTIYPTSISDDVAFILDNSGSKVVIAEDAEQVGKIREVRDAIPGVTHVVVIDPEGVELDDWVLTFADLEQRGAAVLAAEPGLVDARIDGTGPDSLATIIYTSGTTGRPKGVRLQHKTWTYQGAAIRANGMLTPQDVHYLWLPLSHVFAKVLLLIATDVGMQTAVDGRIDKIVDNLGEVRPTFMAAAPRIFEKVYAKISLGMAEEGGAKAKIFDFASRTAREYSRALSEDRKPGMVLRLKHSIADKLVFAKVRERFGGRIRFFISGSAALNQDIAHWFNGAGLQILEGYGLTETSAAATVNRPYALRVGSVGWPTPQTEIKVAEDGELLVRGEHVMEGYHDNPEATAEVLTEDGWFHTGDIGEIDERGFVKITDRKKDLFKTSNGKYVAPSLIESTFKGLCPYVGQLLVHGESRQFVTALVTLDEEAIRPWAEANGLGEASYTEIVSSLQAREMVQSYVDELNAGLNRHEQIKKFHILGRDLTVEDGELTPSLKMRRKVVADKFRGDIEEMYPS